A window of the Bacteroides thetaiotaomicron VPI-5482 genome harbors these coding sequences:
- a CDS encoding alginate lyase family protein, whose amino-acid sequence MKTKYISLFFSFVIAFGMMSCSSEIPNGDTSKFSDLKSPEEDMVKKDYLPLKHPCMLHTQADIDRVKSNLTRSPWKDAYAQLEASDYAQSSYTEKTSALLDGYLKRMDKNNWSGKYPDYSNYTSCMYDAAAAYQLALRYQLSGNTVFADAAVKLFNAWATNCKGILRMEGYTNNIPDPNLYLIPIQAHQWANAAELLRDYNGWDRNDFEKFKTWMKDTFYSVSNMFLKNHNGGQGNMHYWLNWDLAQMTSILSIGILCDDNVLINQAIVYFKNEEGRYKEAGNIKNAVPFLHQDPDSDEILGQCEESGRDQGHATLCVSLMGAFCQMAYSIGEDLFAFDNYRAVAMAEYVGKYNLIKDEAFNKGTLVGDDFVYDSNSFPYTSYSNPSYTNTTISTDQRGTKRPAWELFYGYCKAKGISSIYSGKWAEQMRPDGGGGNYGPNSGGFDQLGFGTLMYYRE is encoded by the coding sequence ATGAAAACGAAATATATAAGCTTATTCTTTAGCTTTGTGATAGCATTTGGTATGATGTCCTGCAGTAGTGAAATTCCCAATGGGGATACCAGTAAATTCAGTGATTTGAAAAGTCCTGAAGAAGATATGGTTAAGAAAGACTATTTGCCATTGAAGCATCCTTGTATGCTTCATACACAGGCCGATATTGATCGCGTAAAAAGTAATCTGACACGATCGCCCTGGAAAGATGCCTACGCTCAACTGGAAGCAAGCGATTATGCGCAAAGTTCTTATACAGAAAAAACGAGTGCTTTGCTTGATGGATATTTGAAACGAATGGATAAGAATAATTGGTCGGGTAAATATCCGGATTACTCTAATTACACATCGTGTATGTATGATGCTGCGGCTGCTTACCAACTGGCACTCCGCTATCAGTTGTCGGGAAATACCGTATTTGCAGATGCTGCTGTAAAACTGTTTAATGCATGGGCTACGAACTGCAAGGGTATATTGAGAATGGAAGGTTATACTAATAATATTCCAGACCCTAATTTATATTTGATACCTATTCAGGCACATCAGTGGGCAAATGCGGCGGAATTGCTCAGAGATTACAACGGATGGGATAGGAATGATTTTGAGAAGTTCAAGACTTGGATGAAAGATACGTTTTACAGTGTTTCCAATATGTTCCTTAAGAATCATAACGGCGGACAGGGCAATATGCATTACTGGCTAAACTGGGATCTGGCTCAGATGACATCTATTCTTTCCATTGGAATATTGTGTGATGATAATGTGCTGATTAATCAAGCTATCGTATATTTTAAGAATGAAGAAGGAAGATATAAAGAAGCTGGAAATATCAAAAATGCAGTTCCTTTTTTGCATCAGGATCCGGATTCTGATGAGATTTTGGGACAGTGTGAAGAGTCGGGACGTGACCAAGGGCATGCGACATTGTGTGTGTCATTGATGGGGGCATTCTGTCAGATGGCTTATAGTATCGGTGAGGACCTGTTTGCTTTTGATAATTATAGGGCAGTAGCAATGGCTGAGTATGTAGGCAAGTACAATCTGATCAAAGATGAAGCCTTCAATAAAGGAACATTAGTTGGTGATGATTTTGTATATGATTCCAATTCTTTCCCCTATACTTCCTATTCAAATCCGTCTTATACCAATACAACTATATCTACAGACCAGCGCGGAACGAAAAGACCGGCATGGGAACTGTTCTATGGATATTGCAAGGCAAAAGGTATATCTTCCATTTACAGCGGGAAGTGGGCAGAGCAAATGCGCCCCGACGGAGGTGGTGGAAACTATGGACCGAATAGCGGTGGATTTGATCAGTTAGGTTTCGGCACATTGATGTATTACCGGGAATGA